A single genomic interval of Pyrus communis chromosome 7, drPyrComm1.1, whole genome shotgun sequence harbors:
- the LOC137738968 gene encoding uncharacterized protein, translating into MASDESMTIRSCISMQEDEYDAGDTDDGYDHHYSHPHNLSRLSMCTRSRSSTYYDYDDDQDIIIADEEEVATYALDYYHQGQQHQDQTHARQQGMTMQMSLLSIETLDDGYVDDEEDDTSYHKRPKQVLPEAGLSSDSDGEPGCYSLPATPPRRRRTQAAAAAPGQLFSYKHPNPFLVKEYASENEDQTATSHHPKRSRRRTSRRRIVRNRHSWLSASPDRGTLATKKDENDEEEDNKESMKMMMMRMCNISNHQQQLDHYHSFSGESDQGGTSGPGTGVVVITRPKGGRRSLCMDLDEVKACRDLGFELEHHQMLHETPSRLSRSASTLDTNTTCSSGANSPIANWRISSPGDDPREVKARLKVWAQAVALASTSRPGS; encoded by the exons aTGGCGTCGGATGAGAGTATGACCATCCGCTCTTGCATCTCCATGCAGGAAGACGAGTATGACGCCGGGGATACCGATGACGGGTATGATCATCATTATTCCCATCCCCACAACTTGTCCAGGCTTTCCATGTGCACTCGGAGTCGGAGTTCCACCTATTACGACTATGATGACGACCAAGACATTATTATTGCTGATGAGGAGGAGGTTGCTACCTACGCCCTCGACTACTACCACCAAGGCCAACAGCATCAAGATCAAACCCATGCCCGGCAACAAGGCATGACTATGCAAATGTCACTCTTGTCCATCGAAACCCTTGACGATGGCTATGTAGACGACGAGGAGGACGACACATCCTATCACAAACGGCCCAAACAAGTCCTACCAGAAGCTGGCCTCTCATCCGACTCCGACGGGGAACCCGGATGCTACTCGCTTCCCGCAACACCCCCAAGGCGAAGGCGGACAcaggctgctgctgctgctccgGGCCAACTGTTCAGTTATAAACATCCCAATCCCTTTTTGGTCAAAGAGTATGCCAGCGAGAATGAAGATCAAACAGCAACGAGCCACCATCCCAAGAGGAGCAGGAGGAGGACAAGTAGGAGGAGAATCGTGAGGAACCGACACTCATGGCTATCGGCATCACCAGACAGAGGAACCCTTGCGACGAAGAAAGATGAAAATGACGAGGAGGAGGACAATAAGGAGAGCAtgaaaatgatgatgatgaggatgTGCAATATCAGTAATCATCAGCAGCAGCTTGATCATTATCACAGCTTTAGCGGGGAGAGTGATCAGGGCGGCACCAGTGGTCCAGGTACAGGGGTGGTGGTCATAACCAGGCCCAAGGGAGGGAGGAGGTCCCTCTGCATGGACTTGGACGAGGTAAAGGCTTGCAGAGATCTTGGATTTGAGTTGGAGCACCACCAGATGCTGCACGAGACGCCCTCCCGTCTTTCTCGCTCCGCCTCCACCCTCGACACGAACACTACCTGCAGTAGCGGTGCCAACTCCCCCATTGCTAACTGGCGCATCTCCAGCCCTG GTGACGACCCACGGGAAGTCAAGGCTCGACTCAAGGTCTGGGCGCAGGCAGTGGCACTGGCATCCACATCACGACCAGGAAGCTGA
- the LOC137739994 gene encoding uncharacterized protein isoform X1: MEESESERVRELIGKAVGDWDDQVMTRARFKAFSGQRSDWEPVYLFWRDLILCVARQLGVFFISPSRLNTHWFNRGGLAPLCLPTVLFEMYNEGEVVLSVDLVDPTAGRLSQIFSRLSNSMAMLRTTPELLMSQDRLILTSLLKDKAAQVVKLLSECHWTSSCVITMKRFQDLCGGPDEASAVLSHLVAQAKARYLSLSKGDLIEGVKLSLSASSLPSISSLDCDVLHLIWTTEKLQQQLHVIDQRYETSRKSALACLKSGNKKAALRHARELKLANESREKCAALLNRVEEVLDVIASAESTKKVSEAIQIGAQAIKENKISVEEVQHSLQEIEECIDTQKEIENVLEATSLYTVNDEESIDEELKKLELDMGCENLHEPNLSSRVNSAGKTEASDSADSLIDSLYNLKLVDDGQARIPAVEEGTAETKRNKKTERSELQIA, translated from the exons ATggaagagagtgagagtgagagagtgaggGAGTTGATAGGGAAAGCAGTGGGCGATTGGGACGACCAAGTGATGACGAGAGCCCGATTCAAGGCGTTTAGCGGGCAGAGATCCGATTGGGAACCCGTTTACCTCTTCTGGAGAGATTTAATCCTCTGCGTCGCTCGCCAGTTGGGCGTTTTCTTCATTTCCCCCTCTCGCCTCAATACCCACTGGTTCAATCGAGGAGGCCTCGCCCCTCTCTGCCTCCCCACAGTTCTG TTTGAAATGTATAATGAAGGTGAGGTTGTTCTCAGTGTGGATCTTGTGGACCCCACTGCAGGGCGTCTCTCCCAGATTTTCAGCAGACTTTCCAATTCCATGGCAATGCTCAGGACCACTCCGGAGCTTCTTATGTCCCAAGATCGTCTCATCCTTACCTCACTTTTGAAG GATAAAGCTGCTCAAGTTGTGAAGCTTTTATCTGAATGCCATTGGACTTCTTCATGCGTCATCACCATGAAGAGGTTCCAGGACTTATGTGGAGGACCCGATGAAGCTTCCGCGGTCTTGTCTCATTTGGTAGCGCAAGCCAAGGCACGCTATCTCTCTCTTTCCAAGGGAGACCTCATAGAG GGTGTGAAACTTTCCCTTTCAGCATCTTCCCTTCCGAGTATTTCAAGTCTAGATTGTGATGTTCTGCACTTGATTTGGACAACAGAAAAGCTTCAACAGCAACTTCATGTGATTGACCAACGTTATGAAAC GTCACGAAAATCAGCATTAGCTTGTTTGAAATCTGGAAACAAGAAAGCAGCGCTGAGGCATGCAAGGGAGTTAAAGTTAGCCAATGAGAGTAGGGAAAAATGTGCAGCTCTCTTGAATAGAGTGGAGGAAGTCCTTGATGTTATTGCAAGTGCCGAATCAACGAAGAAG GTTTCCGAAGCCATTCAAATTGGAGCTCAAGCTATAAAGGAAAATAAGATTAGTGTGGAAGAAGTCCAGCATAGCTTACAAGAAATAGAGGAATGCATTGATACACAAAAGGAAATAGAAAATGTTCTAG AAGCAACTTCCCTTTACACAGTTAATGATGAAGAAAGCATCGATGAGgagttgaagaaattagagCTGGATATGGGATGTGAAAACCTTCACGAACCAAACCTGAGCAGCAGGGTTAACAGCGCGGGGAAAACAGAGGCTTCAGACTCAGCTGATTCATTGATAGActctttatataatctcaagCTTGTAGATGATGGTCAAGCAAGGATACCAGCAGTTGAGGAGGGCACTGCTGAAACAAAGAGAAACAAGAAAACAGAGAGGTCTGAGCTTCAAATTGCCTAA
- the LOC137740795 gene encoding exocyst complex component EXO70H1-like, giving the protein MLPSSPRHSFSDSLMEENIEIVKALIAMQHFLISQTTSVEKLIRAQNLMQSVMKCLEKEFYQILSANREYLDVETVSNQSSKASTRTSVSDQDSESKDESVDHISWVAMFDLKSIVDCMIASEYSKECVRIYNIIRKSIFNESLYLLDIEKMTLSQVQKMDWNILETKIKNWLTQLGLRT; this is encoded by the coding sequence ATGCTGCCTTCATCGCCGCGCCACAGCTTCTCTGACTCACTAATGGAAGAGAACATCGAAATCGTTAAGGCCCTAATCGCCATGCAGCATTTCCTCATCTCCCAAACCACCAGCGTCGAAAAGCTCATTCGAGCTCAAAATCTCATGCAATCCGTCATGAAATGTCTTGAGAAAGAGTTTTACCAGATTTTGTCCGCCAATCGGGAATATTTAGACGTCGAAACAGTCTCCAACCAGTCCTCCAAAGCCTCGACTAGGACTAGCGTATCAGATCAAGATTCCGAGTCGAAGGACGAGTCGGTGGACCACATCTCTTGGGTCGCGATGTTTGATTTGAAATCCATTGTCGATTGCATGATCGCATCCGAATACAGCAAAGAGTGCGTGAGAATTTACAACATCATCAGAAAATCGATCTTCAACGAAAGCCTTTACCTCCTTGACATCGAGAAGATGACACTCTCACAGGTTCAGAAGATGGACTGGAACATTCTAGAGACAAAGATCAAGAACTGGTTAACCCAGTTGGGATtaagaacttga
- the LOC137739994 gene encoding uncharacterized protein isoform X2 — protein MEESESERVRELIGKAVGDWDDQVMTRARFKAFSGQRSDWEPVYLFWRDLILCVARQLGVFFISPSRLNTHWFNRGGLAPLCLPTVLVSLPIIYACFGVDLVDPTAGRLSQIFSRLSNSMAMLRTTPELLMSQDRLILTSLLKDKAAQVVKLLSECHWTSSCVITMKRFQDLCGGPDEASAVLSHLVAQAKARYLSLSKGDLIEGVKLSLSASSLPSISSLDCDVLHLIWTTEKLQQQLHVIDQRYETSRKSALACLKSGNKKAALRHARELKLANESREKCAALLNRVEEVLDVIASAESTKKVSEAIQIGAQAIKENKISVEEVQHSLQEIEECIDTQKEIENVLEATSLYTVNDEESIDEELKKLELDMGCENLHEPNLSSRVNSAGKTEASDSADSLIDSLYNLKLVDDGQARIPAVEEGTAETKRNKKTERSELQIA, from the exons ATggaagagagtgagagtgagagagtgaggGAGTTGATAGGGAAAGCAGTGGGCGATTGGGACGACCAAGTGATGACGAGAGCCCGATTCAAGGCGTTTAGCGGGCAGAGATCCGATTGGGAACCCGTTTACCTCTTCTGGAGAGATTTAATCCTCTGCGTCGCTCGCCAGTTGGGCGTTTTCTTCATTTCCCCCTCTCGCCTCAATACCCACTGGTTCAATCGAGGAGGCCTCGCCCCTCTCTGCCTCCCCACAGTTCTGGTATCCCTCCCTATCATCTATGCATGTTTTGG TGTGGATCTTGTGGACCCCACTGCAGGGCGTCTCTCCCAGATTTTCAGCAGACTTTCCAATTCCATGGCAATGCTCAGGACCACTCCGGAGCTTCTTATGTCCCAAGATCGTCTCATCCTTACCTCACTTTTGAAG GATAAAGCTGCTCAAGTTGTGAAGCTTTTATCTGAATGCCATTGGACTTCTTCATGCGTCATCACCATGAAGAGGTTCCAGGACTTATGTGGAGGACCCGATGAAGCTTCCGCGGTCTTGTCTCATTTGGTAGCGCAAGCCAAGGCACGCTATCTCTCTCTTTCCAAGGGAGACCTCATAGAG GGTGTGAAACTTTCCCTTTCAGCATCTTCCCTTCCGAGTATTTCAAGTCTAGATTGTGATGTTCTGCACTTGATTTGGACAACAGAAAAGCTTCAACAGCAACTTCATGTGATTGACCAACGTTATGAAAC GTCACGAAAATCAGCATTAGCTTGTTTGAAATCTGGAAACAAGAAAGCAGCGCTGAGGCATGCAAGGGAGTTAAAGTTAGCCAATGAGAGTAGGGAAAAATGTGCAGCTCTCTTGAATAGAGTGGAGGAAGTCCTTGATGTTATTGCAAGTGCCGAATCAACGAAGAAG GTTTCCGAAGCCATTCAAATTGGAGCTCAAGCTATAAAGGAAAATAAGATTAGTGTGGAAGAAGTCCAGCATAGCTTACAAGAAATAGAGGAATGCATTGATACACAAAAGGAAATAGAAAATGTTCTAG AAGCAACTTCCCTTTACACAGTTAATGATGAAGAAAGCATCGATGAGgagttgaagaaattagagCTGGATATGGGATGTGAAAACCTTCACGAACCAAACCTGAGCAGCAGGGTTAACAGCGCGGGGAAAACAGAGGCTTCAGACTCAGCTGATTCATTGATAGActctttatataatctcaagCTTGTAGATGATGGTCAAGCAAGGATACCAGCAGTTGAGGAGGGCACTGCTGAAACAAAGAGAAACAAGAAAACAGAGAGGTCTGAGCTTCAAATTGCCTAA